A region of the Bufo bufo unplaced genomic scaffold, aBufBuf1.1, whole genome shotgun sequence genome:
GATCTCGTATAACTAATCGCTTGTCTTCTGGATAGACGGAACCAACATATAGCCTGTTGCTTGGACTATGCTTGCTGAGAAATGATGGAAGTTTAAGTGTATTTACGTAGCAATCGTCGCCAGTCCTCAGAATGTGGAGCGGCTGGCACCTCTCGACTGCCCACTTAATTCCATGCATAACTTTTAAGGTCAGGTTACGGTAGGTGTCCACATAGTTACCCATGAGAATATCCCCATTTGTCTCATGCTCACTGTGTACATGCCAGTCTAGCTCCACATCTAGTGGACGTCCAACTAAGAATACCACCTGCCATGGGTAAGCAGAGTCTTCATACTGCAGTGCCCACGTCTTCCGTATAGCGGTCCGTAATGCACGGTGCTGAGCATGTGAGGTGACCAGGATAAGGAGGCCTAGTCCTGACAGGCAACTCGGCTCTAGAAGGTCTTCACTTAACAGACTGAAGTCCACCCCTGTTCTACTGGACACCAGAGGAGAAAAGGAAAGCCACTGTCCAGTATTCAGGGTTTCTAGACGACGTCCCCAGAGAAGGATGATCACGATGAAGGTGGCGACACACAGCAGGACCTTCAACAACCAAGCTTTTCTGACAGCCATTAGGGTTAGGTGCTCATTACATGGAATAAGAGACTAAATAGTCGACCGGTGAACGGTTCAAGGTCCAAGTCCAGTAGCACACGCTCCATCAGAGACCTTTACACCATTGCACAATCTCCAGACACGGAGGACTGGCAGTGCTTTGCTCTGTCTGTCGCAGGGTCAGGAGCCCTTCCGAGTATCAGAAACTCCACAACTGCCCGTGGTAAATAAGCAAGTAACCAGGATGGTACTCCATGTAAGTGTCAGAAAGCTAGAATCAAGACGAGAGAGCGAAAGTAATTCCCTGGGAACTAGGGTTGCCTCCTGGTCAGTATCGTACTGGCTTAGAGGGAATTCTCCTGTAGCTGCTGGTGTGTTCTCTCAAAGTCCCTGATGGATGGCCCCCAGTGACTGCTCGGTTCTTCCAGTTCTAATGCACCATtctggagctggggggggtgcttGGGTTAGGGTCACTCTGCTTTCAGTG
Encoded here:
- the LOC120984281 gene encoding beta-1,3-galactosyltransferase 5-like encodes the protein MAVRKAWLLKVLLCVATFIVIILLWGRRLETLNTGQWLSFSPLVSSRTGVDFSLLSEDLLEPSCLSGLGLLILVTSHAQHRALRTAIRKTWALQYEDSAYPWQVVFLVGRPLDVELDWHVHSEHETNGDILMGNYVDTYRNLTLKVMHGIKWAVERCQPLHILRTGDDCYVNTLKLPSFLSKHSPSNRLYVGSVYPEDKRLVIRDPSSKWYVSHQDYEHEVYPPYASGIGYILSLDAAKVILQTARRVKPLPVEDAYVGILADRAHIPPLSSARFAKHNAKWSTCNYRYLLVIHGLSPEDQMLAQKNVLRTRTACTHSTEVTHWK